TCTCGACCCCGCAGTAGGCGCAGACGGAGCCGTACTGGTCAATCAGCCAGCGACGATGGGCATCCATCGAGCGGCGACCGAGGCTGCGGTCCTTGGTGGTCGGACGGGAGGACGGACGACGACGATCAGCTCGTGACACAAACTATTCCTTCAGAAAGCAGGGTGCAGCGAAGAACAGGGGTTCCTCCGCGGTTGTAGGGCCCTTCAAACCTAGACCCATGCCCCTTGCCTAGCAACTTTGGGGCCCCGCCGGCCGATTTACGGGCCCCCGGCCGGCACCAGCCGCGCCCGGACCTCCGCCAGCCACGCCAACTCCAACTCCCACTGGCGGATGACCAGCTCCACCATCAACTCGGCAGCCGGGACCATGGCCCCGGTATCGGCCCGGATAGCGGCCAGGGTGGCCCGTTCCCGGGCCAGTTCTGCCTCCAGGAAGGCCTGTCGCCGGTCGATCAGGCTGGCACGGGCTGCCGGTTCGGCAAAGGCCGACAGCGCCAGCCAGGTCAGGAACGGCGCCGGCGGGCGCTGCTCCGCCCAATCGGGCCGCGCCAGCGCCTCGGTGAGCGCCCGCCGACCCGACGCCGCCAGCCGCCAGACCTGCCGCTCCGGCCCGGCGCCGCCCCGCTGCCCGGCGGCCGCCCGTGCCAAGTGGCCGCTCGCGGCCAGCTTCTTGAGCGAATAGTAGACCTGCGGCCGCGAGATCCCGGCCCAGTCGCGCGCGTCCCGGCGCTCCAGCTCCTGGTCGAGCTCGTAGCCGTGCATCGGCCGCTCGGCCAGCAGGGTCATCACCACGAGATCGGGGAGGGTCAGCGCGGTCGGCATCTTGACGCTCAATATAGTCTCGTTTATACTAGTGTCTAGTCCAATCGAGACTAATCCCATGACCCGTCGTACCCTTTGCCTGCTGGCGCTCTGCCTTCTCGGCGGCGCCGCCCCCGCCCGGAGGCCCCCCATGTCCGCCACCGTCCGCAAGCTCACGCCGGTCCTCTTCGTGGACCGGATCGCCCCCTGCCTCCCCTTCTGGGTGGAGCAGCTCGGCTTCGCCAACGTCGCCGAGGTGCCCGGCCCCGATGGCCAGCCGCAGTTTGTCCTGCTGGTCAAGGACGGGATCGAGGTGATGTACCAGACCTGGGCCGCGCTCAAGGCGGAGCATCCGGAGCTGGCCGCAGGCCCCACGGGGCACTCCATCACCCTGTTCATCGAGGTGGACGACATCGGCGCGGTGGATCGCGCGCTGGCGGGGGTGCCGCGGGCGGTGGCGCGGCACGTCACGTTTTACGGGATGGAGGAGTTCACCGTCCGCGAGCCGAGCGGGGCGCTGGTGACCTTCGCGATGCCCAGGCCCGCGGAGTAGTCAGCGCGACGGTCGGGTCTCCGGGGCCACCAGGCGGGCGGCGCTCCAGCCGAGCAGGCCCGCGAAGAGGAGCGTCAGGGCGATGAGCGCGGGGCCCGGCAGGTGGGCCAGCGCGCCGAGGCGGGTGAGCAGCCGGCCCACGGGTGCGGCCGGGAGCATCAGGAAGAGCGCGCCCCACGCCAGCGCCGCCCCCAGCCCCGCCAGCAGGGGTCGGCCGCCGCGCCAGCCGTAGACGCCGCCGATGATCGGCAGCGCCCACCAGCCGCCGAACCAGGTGCCCGCGGCGCCGAGGAGCGCGAGCAGCAGGAGCTGCAGCGCGGCGCGCGCCATCAGTCGTTGCCCATTACGTCGAACCGAATGCGTGCTCCCGAACCCGGCACCTGGTCCACGGTGGCGGGTACGAGCAGGGTATCCAGCTGCCCCTCACTCCACTGCCGGATGCGGTCGTCGTAGCGGGCGCTGGCCGGGTTGCCCGACTGTCCACCGGGGTAGGTGCCCCAGGCCCGCACCTGCGGTCCCAGCTCCACCACCATCCGCCAGCTGGCCCCGAAGCTCCCCGAGCCGCTGGTGGGGCTGAGCGTCGACTGCCCCCCCTGCACCGGGATGCCGGGCGCCGAGAGGGCCGGCAGGTACAGCAGGTGATTGATCCGGGCGTGCCGGACGCGATCCCAGCGCCAGCCGTCGCCCTCGGGGTTGCCGTAGCGGTCGCTCACCTCGTGCAGGGCGGCGGCCAGGGCGTCGGCGATGATGTGATCCCGCTGCTCCACCACCGTCGCGGTGCGGCGATCGTCCCACCAGGCGCTGGTCGAGTCGCGCAGCAGGCCGAGCACCACGGCATAGCCGGGGCTGGGCAGCTCGCCGCGCGCGCGGGACGGCTCCAGTTCATCCCAGAGGCGGTCGCCCAGCTCGCGCAGCACCGTCTCGTACAGGATGGCGCGGGTGTTGTCGCGGGTGTACCGACGGTCCCATTCCTCGAGCAGCCGCGCGGCGAGCGCCACGGAGTCGCGTCCCGGGTTGCGCGCGGCCGCGGCCAGGAGGGCCGGCACGAAGAGGTCGGCGGCCGCGCTTCCGGGGTCGGTCTGGTAGCGCCGCATGGCGTCCGGGGTGACCGCGCTGTCGGCGCGCAGCAGCGCATTGATGCGCAGGGCCCGCCAGGGAGAGTACCAGTTGGCGCCCAGGTAGCGCGGGTCGGCCCGCGGATCCACCGGCTGCTGGTTGGCCGAGGCGAGGTACCCCTGCGCGGGGGCGATGGCCTGGGGCATCTCGCCCGCCGACCACTCCCCGGTCCAGTCGCTGGCGCTGGTGTCGCCGGGGAGCACCAGGTCGCCGCGGTCGCCGGGCCGGAGGGGGAAGTGGCCGGTGGACCGGATGGCGATGCTCCCGCCGCGATCCGCCACCAGCATGTTCTGCGCGGGGGCGCGGTAGCCGGCCATGGAGTCGAGCCAGGCACGCGCATCGGCCGCGCGCGCCGCCCGGCCGAAGATCCCCTGCTCCCCGCCGGCCTCGAGCACGGTCCAGCGGAGCGACTGCCACCCGTCGGCGGCCCGGAGCAGCGGGCCACGATGGGTGTAGCGCAGCGTGTCGGCGCGGAGCAGCGCGCCGCGCCGGTCGCGGTACTCCTCGGTGACCACCCGCAGCGGTCGCCAGGCGCCGTCCACCCGGTAGCGCGTCGGCGCGTCGGGCGCGTCCACCACCTCGGCGTAGCGGTCGAGGACATCGGCCTCGGCGTTCGTGAAGGTCCACGCCAGCGCGCGGGTAAACCCGATCACGATGCCGGTGGCGCCGGGGATGGTCACCCCGTACACATCGAGCGAATCGGGCACCACCAGGTGCGCCTCGTACCAGATCGAGGGCAGGGTGAGCTCGAGGTGCGGGTCGCCGGCGAGCAGCGCGTTGCCATCGGCGCTGCGGATGGGGGCCACCGCCCAGTTGTTGGAGCCGATGGCATCGGCCTCGAGGCCGTCGGGCCGTCGGCGCGCCGCCGCGAGCAGCGGCGGCGGCGTCGCGGCGCGTGTCACGCTGGGCAGACCCGGCGGGGGCAGCGGCGGCAGGTCGAAGCGCGGCGCCCCGGCCCCGTTGGGCTGGATCGGCTCCTGGATCGGACTCTCGCGGGGGTAGAGGGCGTCGGCGGCGGCATCGCCCACCAGCGCGGCGGCGCGGGCGCGGGTGTCCTCGAGGTCGCTGTACGCGAGGGTCCACCCCATCCGCGCCAGCAGGTAGTAGGAATCCACCGGCTCCCAGGGGGCCGGCCGGCGATCGAGCAGGTGGTATTCGAGCGGGATCTCGCGCGCGGTGAGCCCGGTGATCCGCGCATTCACCCCCTCGCTGAACGCCTCCAGGAGCCGGCGGTCGCGCGCCTGCGGGGGGAGCGCCGCGTAGCGCGCGCGGGCGGCGTCGGGGAGCCCGAGGCCGCGGCTCTCGCGGTCCACCGGCAGCGCCGCCGCGCCCACCAGTTCGGTCAGGCGACCCGCGCCCGCCCGCCACTGCAGCTCGAGCTGGAACAGCCGGTCGCGCGCCACCACGTAGCCCAGGGCGCGGAGGGCGTCCAGCTCATTGCGGGCAAAGATGTGGGGGACGGCGCGGTCGTCGAAGGCCACCTGCACCGGGGCGACCAGCCCGGGGATGCGCACCAGGGCGCTGGCCGGGGGATCGGCGCTCGCGGCCACGCTCCAGATCCCGTGGACGGGATCGAGCAGTGGACCCAGCCGGGGCGCGGGGCCGGGCCGGACCAG
The Gemmatimonadota bacterium DNA segment above includes these coding regions:
- a CDS encoding PadR family transcriptional regulator — protein: MPTALTLPDLVVMTLLAERPMHGYELDQELERRDARDWAGISRPQVYYSLKKLAASGHLARAAAGQRGGAGPERQVWRLAASGRRALTEALARPDWAEQRPPAPFLTWLALSAFAEPAARASLIDRRQAFLEAELARERATLAAIRADTGAMVPAAELMVELVIRQWELELAWLAEVRARLVPAGGP
- a CDS encoding penicillin acylase family protein gives rise to the protein MSAGRWAAGLTLLALTGVSLVRPGPAPRLGPLLDPVHGIWSVAASADPPASALVRIPGLVAPVQVAFDDRAVPHIFARNELDALRALGYVVARDRLFQLELQWRAGAGRLTELVGAAALPVDRESRGLGLPDAARARYAALPPQARDRRLLEAFSEGVNARITGLTAREIPLEYHLLDRRPAPWEPVDSYYLLARMGWTLAYSDLEDTRARAAALVGDAAADALYPRESPIQEPIQPNGAGAPRFDLPPLPPPGLPSVTRAATPPPLLAAARRRPDGLEADAIGSNNWAVAPIRSADGNALLAGDPHLELTLPSIWYEAHLVVPDSLDVYGVTIPGATGIVIGFTRALAWTFTNAEADVLDRYAEVVDAPDAPTRYRVDGAWRPLRVVTEEYRDRRGALLRADTLRYTHRGPLLRAADGWQSLRWTVLEAGGEQGIFGRAARAADARAWLDSMAGYRAPAQNMLVADRGGSIAIRSTGHFPLRPGDRGDLVLPGDTSASDWTGEWSAGEMPQAIAPAQGYLASANQQPVDPRADPRYLGANWYSPWRALRINALLRADSAVTPDAMRRYQTDPGSAAADLFVPALLAAAARNPGRDSVALAARLLEEWDRRYTRDNTRAILYETVLRELGDRLWDELEPSRARGELPSPGYAVVLGLLRDSTSAWWDDRRTATVVEQRDHIIADALAAALHEVSDRYGNPEGDGWRWDRVRHARINHLLYLPALSAPGIPVQGGQSTLSPTSGSGSFGASWRMVVELGPQVRAWGTYPGGQSGNPASARYDDRIRQWSEGQLDTLLVPATVDQVPGSGARIRFDVMGND